The Pseudomonas sp. Marseille-Q3773 DNA window CACGTCGGCCAAGGCGCGATGCAGGGTGCCATAGAGGAAATCGTGCACCGAGCGCCCTTCGCGGAAACGCACTTCATGCTTGGTCGGATGCACGTTGACGTCGACGCCGTTGGGCTCCAGCTCCAGGAACAGCACGAAGGTCGGGTGTCGACCATTGAACAGCACATCGCGGTAGGCCTGGCGCACGGCATGGGCGACCAGCTTGTCGCGCACCGCACGGCCATTGACGAAGAAATACTGCAGGTCGGCCTGGCTGCGCGAGAAAGTCGGCAGGCCGACCCAGCCCCACAGGCGCAGGCCATTGCGCTCCACATCGATCGGCAGCGCCTGCTCCATGAAGCCCGGGCCGCAGATGGCGCCGACCCGCCGCGCCCGGGCAGTTTCGTCGTGAGCCTCATGCAGGCTGAGGACGCTCTTGCCGTTGTGGCGCAGGTGGAAGCCGACATCGAAGCGCGCCAGCGCCAGGCGCCGGATGACTTCCTGCAGGTGGTCGAATTCGGTCTTCTCGGCCTTGAGGAACTTGCGCCGGGCCGGGGTATTGAAGAACAGGTCGCGCACCTCCACCGAGGTGCCGACCGGATGCGCCGCCGGCTGGACCCGCGGGGTCATGTCACGGCCTTCGGTTTCCACCTGCCAGGCCTCGGTCGCGCTGGCGGTACGTGAAGTCAGGGTCAGGCGCGCCACCGAGCTGATCGAGGCCAGGGCCTCGCCGCGGAAGCCCAGGCTCAAAACCCCTTCGAGGTCTTCCAGTTCACGGATCTTGCTGGTGGCGTGGCGGGCCAGGGCCAGCGGCAGGTCGTCGGCGGAAATACCACTGCCATCGTCACGCACCCGCAGCAGCTTGACGCCCCCCTGCTCCACTTCCACGTCAATGCGTCGGGCACCGGAGTCCAGGCTGTTTTCCAGCAGTTCCTTGGCCACCGAGGCCGGCCGCTCGACAACTTCACCGGCGGCAATCTGGTTGGCCAGCCGCGGGCTGAGCAGCTGGATACGCGAACCACCACTCATTGCGAGGCCAATGTGGTGGCAGGGATATCGAGGCGCTGGCCAACCTTCAGCTCATCGGACTTGAGGCTATTGCTACTGCGCAGGCTGGTCACGCTGACCTGGTAGCGGACCGCGATCATCGCCAGGGTCTCGCCAGGGCGCACCGTGTGCTCACGCGGGCCTGCGGCGATCTTGCCAGTGTCGCGCAGCCAGGCGATGTAGGTGCCAGGCGGCGGGTTCTGCTGGAAGTACTGGCGCACACCAGTATGGATCGAACGGGCGAGGGCCTGCTGGTGGCTCGCGGTGGCAAGCTTAGCCGCTTCGTTGTTGTTCGAGATGAACCCGGTTTCAACGAGGATCGACGGAATATCCGGCGACTTCAGCACCATGAAGCCAGCCTGCTCCACGCGCTGCTTGTGCAGCGAAGTGATACGCCCCATGTTGCCCAGCACCTTCTGCCCGACGTTGAGGCTGGAGCTGAGCGTGGCAGT harbors:
- the mutL gene encoding DNA mismatch repair endonuclease MutL → MSGGSRIQLLSPRLANQIAAGEVVERPASVAKELLENSLDSGARRIDVEVEQGGVKLLRVRDDGSGISADDLPLALARHATSKIRELEDLEGVLSLGFRGEALASISSVARLTLTSRTASATEAWQVETEGRDMTPRVQPAAHPVGTSVEVRDLFFNTPARRKFLKAEKTEFDHLQEVIRRLALARFDVGFHLRHNGKSVLSLHEAHDETARARRVGAICGPGFMEQALPIDVERNGLRLWGWVGLPTFSRSQADLQYFFVNGRAVRDKLVAHAVRQAYRDVLFNGRHPTFVLFLELEPNGVDVNVHPTKHEVRFREGRSVHDFLYGTLHRALADVRPEDQLAAPVAVPEIIRATGPQAGEFGPQGEMRLASPVLEPPRAPQQSYAGGGSGAGYQYQYTPRPAQPLPAAEAQAVYREFYKPLDEGVVPASTLPESHGDIPPLGYALAQLKGIYILAENAIGLVLVDMHAAHERIMYERLKVAMASEGLSGQPLLVPETLALSQREADCAEEHAQWFQRLGFELQRLGPETLAIRQIPALLKQAEANRLVQDVLADLMEYGTSDRIQAHLNELLGTMACHGAVRANRRLAIPEMNALLRDMENTERSGQCNHGRPTWTQMGLDDLDKLFLRGR